In the genome of Candida dubliniensis CD36 chromosome 3, complete sequence, the window cTTCAATATCTCATCCTGTTTCATCTTATCCTTTGCCAAAATCGGTAACAAATCCTGAGGCATTTTATGTGGAATCTTAAAGTTGGCACTAAACTCACGCAACGAATTGATCTCACTCTGTGCATTTAACCTAAACGATTCATTTGGTACTGGCGGCTTGGGTGGAATAGAGTCGGGCTTCTTCTGTTTCAAACTAGAAACAATGGCCGGGTCATGGTGCTGGTGTGTGGTGGCACCTTGTTGTGCTGGTTTCGAAATACTGGCATTCCGTAATGCCGCCATCAACTCGTCGCCTCTTCTATCAACCCCAGAATACTTGTCCTCCTCGTCTACCCCACTATCATCCACTATCACCCCTCTTTCCTCCAAAATGTGTCTATCAGTGGTCGCCTGCTGTTCAATCTCTTTAGCAATTCTCTCGGCCTTGGCAACACGGTCTTGATAATCCGGGGCCGAAGTATCGATCCTCGTGGTATACAAATGCTCATCATACGTAGACTCAACACCAAACTTTTCCTGGTTAACCTTAAACTGGTCCCATTCACTCCCATCATCCTCCAACGTCATCTCAATCTCGTCTTCTGGAACCCACCTCTCAAGTTCACGCTCCTTGATCTGCGTCTTGCCGGAAATATCGGCATCAGTCTTAAACTCGGGCGGGGCCTTAATCTCCTCACCCACATCCACATCAACttccaaatcaatcaaatccTTGGCTTGGATAATCAAATTCTCGGGTAATTTATCAAGgttattcttttcattaAGCAAACTCGCCCCTACAAGCTGAGGCTTTAACAAAACTACCGACAAGGGCGACCCTTGTGAAAGATCCGACCCAACTAATAACCCTTGATAACGCGAGCCATCAGTGATTGTGGCAATACACTTTTTCCCCATGGCTTTGCTCATCAAATACACTAACCTCTTATCGTCATTGGCAAAACGCGAGTTGGAACGACGGTGTCCGTTCTTAACGTTGCTGGCACGATTCGACTGGCCTTTCATactgttgtggttgttttGAAAACTGGTGTTGatagaagaaatttttttgttgaggtttcttttttttttttttttttttttcttgtctttTTATCGTGTGTTGGTTTCACACACTAACAACATATATTATTCAACCCCATGCCTATATCCACACTATCTACAACTTCCCAGTAGAGTAAAATAAACTCTTTTATAAACTCCAAGTCCGCACTCGAATACGGATCAAGCTCCATCTCTACAACATCTTGGTACGTCAACTCTAAACTGATCCGTTCCGTCAATGGCTGTTCGTCAGTACACGCCTGGTCGTCCAACACCTCCAACACCACctcattaataatataaaaccATTTCTTTGTCAATTTATGGAAATACCCTACAATGTTTACCAAATCAACCAAATCAACCTTATCCTGAACATGCGGTGGTGGTTGGGGACTGCCCTCCAATTGCTGACCAGCAGTGGCAAACCACGAAAATGCCGACCAAATAGATTCCGTCCATGAAACCGGCTCAGTAGCTTCAGTTTTCCACCATTCAGGCATGTCTTGGGCTACACATTCCCCATCAAACGTTTTCCACGTGTCAGTTCTTATAGACGACAAATCGTCGGCGGAAATATCAGTATCGTTCGTAACCCCATCACTTCTGGGCAACTCCAGGTATATCAACACAAACTTGTCGTAGTCCTTATTTGTAGCTTTAATTGGCCGTTGCTCATAGTCAAACACTCGTGCCCattcatcaataacaacCCCAATATCGTAAACCGGACTCtctttcaaaatatcatcGTTTGTACTGCCAATGTACCCCTTGAGCTTTATCAACTCCCCTGCCATATCTGTCAATCCAATTTGGTATACCGGCTGTGAGTATGTTGGCACTGATGTTTGcgaaataaaatcaatctCCTGTGGCACAACCGACAACAACGATATCAAATAGCAAAACGAAGAAATGTTAtacaaattatcaacaccGTTCGGCAAAATATCTTGATCGTCATGGCTCCTACTGCGCTggttaaataataatatccTCTTCCTTAACAAACTCTGTTTATACAACACAAATACCAACGGACCCAATGTTCGAAACATCTCCGGCAAATTCGTAAGCAAATGGTTATTAATGTTAGGTGTAACCTTTGGGATATCCTGTAGTTTAGCAAAATCAGTATACTCCCGCAGATGAACAAACTTGACTAACTTCTGGTGCACTTCCTCCACATACTCCCACCCATTCCTGATAAACTCGTTGGGTTTCCAAACACTGCTCCCAGGATCACACAAAATACCTAACGCAAACATCTTGACATTGCTTCTATCAGTACTATCATTTCCAATCACATACTGATAGTACCTACTCATCCCATAGTACACCCTCCCCTCATGCCAATGACTTAGCAAAACCGTCGACTCCCCATACTCGTGTATTCCCGAAGGCAACACCTTATACTCCAACCCATCAAACTCAAACCCAGGGACTTCTGCTTTCGACCATACTAGTTTATACCCCGATCGAATATCAAATTCTGCTAGAAATACGGCAATTATATTCGTACACATCCTATGTGgagagaaaagaaaagttacaaattattttttttttttttttttggcttaCGCTCTGATTCTCAATATAAAGTTGACAACAACAGCTACCAATAAGAAAATACACAACATTGTTGGACCAAATCTATCATCGTATGGCCCTGACCCTCTCAATCTAATAGCCTTGGCTCTCCAGTGGTATGTAACCAACGCATAAACCATTGTCAACATCGCAATAAACGTAAACAACCCAGCAGAAATTCTTCCCACATAATCaccaaaattcaataaccCAACACCCAAAGACCCTAAAATAACCGTGAAATTCAACCACGAAAGGAATGTTCTCTCATtggcaaaaaaaacctTTGGCTCAACTCTAGCTGGTAATGCAATTCTCTTATTAGTAGACGACATGAAGactgatgaaaaaaaaaaaaaaaaaagaggtGTCGAACTATCACTTTTTTTAAGAGATGGACAAATTTTATAGATGTTACATTTTTGTGTGCTCGCCgcatttattattataattactACCCACACGCACACGTGGGATACTTATCGTGTGACCTACTCCAATCTCGGCtctaaaatcaaattaccCATCGGCGCGACCGAGAAACCTCTTCCCATTGCATACACCGTATTACCTCTAACCAAAGTCTCCAATACCCTCCCTTGAAACTCCATACCATCATACGCCGTCAActtgtttttgaaaaacgTTTCCTTATTTTCCACCGTATATTTCGTGTCAGTATCGAAAATTAACAAATCTGCATGGTACCCGACCCTGATCGTACCCTTACAATGACTCAACCCTACCTGTTTGGCAGTATTCAATGAACACCATTTGTTGATCTCCGCCAAACTAATTGGGGGATCCAATTTAAGCCCTTCAGTGTACAATATCGGCAACCCAAACCCAACCGACGAAATCCCACCCCAGGCCTCAAAGAAATCACCTTTCTCCATCCCCTTCAAATCCGGCGTGCACGGAGAATGGTCAGAAACAACAGTGGTAATCACACCATTTCGAAGCGCTTTCCATAACAATCTACGGTTATCGTCAGTTCTAATGGGTGGACAGCACTTAAAATGGGTAGAACAATTGCCAATCCTTTCAGCACACAACGACAAATAATGGAAACACGTCTCTGCAGACACCGGCAATCCCTTAGCTTTAGCAGCACGCAACAATGGCACGGCTTCGTGCGTAGCCAAGTGCACAATATGGAGTGGCACCGTTGGCATTAACGTCgaacaattgataatctCAGCAATAGCGGTGGTCTCGAAATTATCGGGCCTCGATGCCAAAAACGTAGCATACGCCGTGGGATCGATATTGGCCAACTTCGCATTCTCCTGCTGCGCCAACAACAACGGAGTATTGCTATCCTCCTCGGTATAGCTGTATGAGCGCAGGTGACGTGTGTTTACCTTCCTGGCATACTTACCAAAAGTAGGCTCTGCCCCTGCCAAAATCGGCGTGTGTGCCAACGCCTTGGCTTGCTCGTCAGACAATACCGACGGGTTTATCGACCCAGCATGGTTATGTGGTAAGCGACAATTCTCATGTTCGTGGTGGTGGTCGCCGTGGTCGGTGCTTAGCAACTTGACCACTGGCGTAGGTGCCCTATGAATAAAACTGGCTGACATCCCTAAATTGAAATCCTCAATATCGGCCGTCAACGTATCTGCC includes:
- a CDS encoding mRNA polyadenylation regulating protein, putative (Similar to S. cerevisiae PBP1;~In S. cerevisiae: interacts with poly(A)-binding protein Pab1p, and is probably involved in controlling the extent of mRNA polyadenylation) → MKGQSNRASNVKNGHRRSNSRFANDDKRLVYLMSKAMGKKCIATITDGSRYQGLLVGSDLSQGSPLSVVLLKPQLVGASLLNEKNNLDKLPENLIIQAKDLIDLEVDVDVGEEIKAPPEFKTDADISGKTQIKERELERWVPEDEIEMTLEDDGSEWDQFKVNQEKFGVESTYDEHLYTTRIDTSAPDYQDRVAKAERIAKEIEQQATTDRHILEERGVIVDDSGVDEEDKYSGVDRRGDELMAALRNASISKPAQQGATTHQHHDPAIVSSLKQKKPDSIPPKPPVPNESFRLNAQSEINSLREFSANFKIPHKMPQDLLPILAKDKMKQDEILKKQQQQQQQQQIKKEPKTYKLNPKAAVFTPSSKHATITSPPSFKKSPRPYSNGNVKKHYQISAADFFGGIGRVPTKEGQIKKVGEFKFGFNMFVTTRRKHKDGPVVYEKSFQTPPTWTSTVDVSHDKLFSARAVAPSQFVPSPMVAPGPIPYVNKFAMSPQQQQAAAAAAMVVQMQQQQQQQQQQQQQQQQQYAMMYQQQFVPQMPVFYGDPTFYPPQGFVPPPAQFGNPNMMMGNPYQYQGRRYSKKGGQH
- a CDS encoding vacuolar transporter chaperone (VTC), putative (Similar to S. cerevisiae VTC1) — its product is MSSTNKRIALPARVEPKVFFANERTFLSWLNFTVILGSLGVGLLNFGDYVGRISAGLFTFIAMLTMVYALVTYHWRAKAIRLRGSGPYDDRFGPTMLCIFLLVAVVVNFILRIRA
- a CDS encoding allantoinase, putative (Similar to S. cerevisiae DAL1) encodes the protein MSRALSSTRVLINDTLLPATIIFSVESGTILEVVDRVLPPSDPILTSYNVFPIDYRNVTPSVIMPGLVDAHVHLNEPGRTEWEGFETGTKAAASGGVTTVIDMPLNAIPPTTTVANFNLKINAAKGQTWVDVGFWGGLIPDNLYDLKPLIRMGVRGFKAFLIESGVDEFPAITPAHIVAAMKEVKDEKTLLMFHAEMQPQDKRKAQFSIAEEDEEGDFSNSADTLTADIEDFNLGMSASFIHRAPTPVVKLLSTDHGDHHHEHENCRLPHNHAGSINPSVLSDEQAKALAHTPILAGAEPTFGKYARKVNTRHSRSYSYTEEDSNTPLLLAQQENAKLANIDPTAYATFLASRPDNFETTAIAEIINCSTLMPTVPLHIVHLATHEAVPLLRAAKAKGLPVSAETCFHYLSLCAERIGNCSTHFKCCPPIRTDDNRRLLWKALRNGVITTVVSDHSPCTPDLKGMEKGDFFEAWGGISSVGFGLPILYTEGLKLDPPISLAEINKWCSLNTAKQVGLSHCKGTIRVGYHADLLIFDTDTKYTVENKETFFKNKLTAYDGMEFQGRVLETLVRGNTVYAMGRGFSVAPMGNLILEPRLE